One Lycium barbarum isolate Lr01 chromosome 5, ASM1917538v2, whole genome shotgun sequence genomic window carries:
- the LOC132642324 gene encoding kinase-interacting protein 1-like — protein sequence MLQRAASNAYSWWAASHIRTKQSKWLEQSLQDMQEKVESVVKLIEEDGDSFAKRAEMYYKKRPELINFVEESYRAYRALAERYDHLSKELQAANNTIAAVFPEQIQLAMEEEDEYGTPKTPKIPRQIPTSSGSNVPKVPKAPIKQLKGLITTASKKLQGKKSSKKIDASKSVPKSGLQKNEALEEIDKLQKDILALQTVKEFVKSSYESGLAKYKGIESQIMEKQQKICKLEDEFGEGHVIDDNDARTLMAEAALKSCQETLAQIQEKQEKSTREANKEFSKIEDASKKLKSFKHKHFGDQIDETKPDEKGNATKAADESQSLSQELTKEIEVLQDKIKGQFDTSSMASLTVTQLAEKIDELVSEIVSLETAVSAQTVLINRVRSEADDLQSQIHVLEDDKEPLTDDNKQNLKISLMAAEEKLHSIQNMNQDVECQNSSFQTCFTTARTSLDCLAEKLSSVKPDEEIQDEEEPVVKVNSPEEPRKQEVHQSESEDPKNLSISKTEDKEVKKEESPNTIVSTNKEEEVIETTNNHSNSKILEQTQAEKVDENPKVMTHEALSHENEEKGDEPNWQELLSSRLEDREKTLLAEYTTVLRNYKEVKRKLSDKEKKDRDTEFEVTLQMRELKSAIAKRDEEINSLRGKLNVLQGDNVTESKALEEQKQKASNPSDDQTLKSNDMAEIEDKDNCNNDQDNTKMTVVDEHTSPSPLEEKFRLEIDSMLDENLDFWLRFSSTFHQIQKFKTTVQDLQSEISKLSEKETEESSSTKADMKSEIRPIYKHMREIQNELGVWLEQSVPLKDEMKRRSTSLCRIQEEITKALKEGEEEDGIRFSSHQAAKLQGEVSNMKQENKKVKKELEAGVDHITTLQVDVEKTVTKLEKEFGLAAGNQQQVNNSAGGSIPLRSFIFGTKPKKQRRSVFSSFQNNRKVFSL from the coding sequence ATATGCAAGAGAAGGTGGAGAGTGTGGTTAAGCTCATTGAAGAGGATGGAGATTCATTTGCAAAAAGGGCTGAAATGTACTACAAGAAAAGGCCAGAGCTGATAAACTTCGTGGAAGAATCTTATCGTGCTTATCGAGCTTTGGCTGAACGATATGATCATTTATCGAAGGAATTGCAGGCTGCAAACAACACCATCGCTGCTGTTTTCCCCGAACAAATTCAACTAGCAATGGAGGAGGAGGACGAATATGGCACCCCTAAAACTCCAAAAATTCCCCGGCAAATTCCCACATCAAGCGGATCAAACGTTCCAAAGGTTCCAAAAGCTCCAATAAAACAGTTGAAGGGCCTTATAACGACAGCTTCAAAGAAGTTGCAAGGCAAGAAATCATCCAAAAAGATAGATGCAAGTAAAAGTGTTCCAAAATCCGGTTTGCAAAAAAACGAAGCTCTTGAAGAGATCGACAAGCTTCAGAAAGATATTTTGGCTTTACAGACTGTGAAAGAGTTTGTAAAGAGTTCTTATGAATCCGGGCTCGCAAAGTACAAGGGAATTGAAAGCCAGATCATGGAAAAGCAACAGAAGATATGTAAACTAGAGGATGAATTTGGTGAGGGCCATGTTATTGACGATAACGACGCGCGCACATTGATGGCTGAAGCAGCACTAAAATCATGTCAAGAAACATTGGCTCAGATCCAGGAGAAACAAGAAAAATCGACAAGAGAAGCGAACAAGGAATTCTCAAAAATTGAAGATGCTAGTAAGAAACTGAAGTCCTTCAAGCATAAGCATTTTGGTGATCAGATTGATGAAACAAAGCCAGATGAAAAGGGTAATGCCACTAAAGCAGCAGACGAATCTCAGAGCCTAAGCCAAGAATTGACCAAGGAGATCGAAGTTTTGCAGGACAAAATTAAGGGGCAATTCGATACAAGCTCGATGGCATCTCTAACTGTGACACAACTGGCAGAGAAAATCGATGAGCTTGTGAGTGAAATAGTCAGCCTCGAAACAGCAGTTTCAGCTCAAACTGTTCTAATCAACAGAGTAAGATCAGAAGCCGATGATCTCCAATCACAAATTCATGTTTTGGAAGATGATAAGGAACCGTTGACAGATGATAATAAACAGAATCTCAAAATCAGCCTGATGGCTGCAGAGGAAAAGTTGCACAGTATCCAAAACATGAACCAAGATGTTGAATGTCAAAACAGTAGCTTTCAGACTTGTTTCACCACAGCTCGTACGAGTCTTGATTGTTTAGCTGAGAAACTGAGTAGTGTGAAACCGGATGAGGAGATCCAAGACGAAGAGGAGCCCGTCGTTAAGGTCAATTCTCCAGAAGAGCCAAGAAAACAGGAAGTTCATCAAAGTGAAAGTGAAGATCCTAAGAACTTAAGTATCTCAAAAACAGAAGATAAAGAAGTTAAAAAAGAAGAATCTCCCAATACAATTGTTAGTACTAATAAAGAAGAGGAAGTTATTGAAACCACAAATAATCATTCCAATTCCAAAATTTTGGAGCAAACACAAGCTGAAAAAGTTGATGAGAATCCAAAAGTCATGACTCATGAAGCGCTATCACACGAAAACGAGGAGAAAGGCGACGAGCCTAACTGGCAGGAGTTGCTGTCAAGTCGGTTGGAGGATAGGGAAAAGACACTCTTAGCAGAATATACTACCGTTCTCAGGAATTATAAGGAAGTAAAGAGGAAGCTAAGTGACAAGGAGAAGAAAGATAGGGACACCGAATTTGAAGTCACATTGCAGATGAGGGAGCTTAAAAGTGCTATCGCAAAGAGGGACGAAGAGATAAATAGTCTACGCGGGAAATTAAACGTTCTACAAGGAGATAATGTTACTGAAAGCAAAGCATTGGAGGAACAGAAACAGAAAGCGTCCAATCCTTCAGATGATCAAACCTTAAAATCCAATGACATGGCAGAGATAGAGGACAAAGATAATTGTAACAATGATCAAGATAATACAAAGATGACTGTGGTCGACGAACATACATCTCCCTCGCCTCTTGAGGAGAAGTTCCGGTTGGAAATTGACTCAATGCTAGACGAAAACTTGGATTTCTGGCTAAGATTCAGCTCAACATTTCATCAGATACAAAAATTCAAGACGACGGTCCAAGATTTGCAGAGTGAAATATCTAAACTAAGTGAAAAAGAGACGGAAGAGAGCAGTAGTACTAAAGCAGACATGAAATCAGAAATCAGGCCTATATATAAACACATGCGCGAAATTCAAAATGAGTTGGGAGTATGGTTAGAACAAAGCGTCCCATTGAAAGATGAAATGAAACGTAGGTCAACATCGTTGTGCAGAATTCAGGAAGAGATTACAAAAGCTTTAAAGGAAGGAGAGGAAGAAGATGGGATCAGATTCAGTAGTCATCAAGCTGCAAAGTTGCAAGGCGAAGTCTCGAACATGAAACAAGAGAACAAAAAGGTAAAAAAGGAATTGGAAGCCGGTGTTGATCATATAACTACACTACAAGTAGATGTCGAAAAGACGGTAACAAAGTTAGAGAAAGAGTTTGGACTTGCTGCTGGAAATCAGCAACAAGTTAATAACTCAGCGGGGGGATCAATTCCTTTAAGATCATTCATTTTTGGAACTAAACCGAAGAAGCAGAGGCGTTCGGTCTTTTCCAGCTTCCAAAACAATAGGAAAGTCTTTTCTTTGTAG